Proteins encoded in a region of the Prunus persica cultivar Lovell chromosome G4, Prunus_persica_NCBIv2, whole genome shotgun sequence genome:
- the LOC18778446 gene encoding cytochrome c oxidase assembly protein COX15, whose amino-acid sequence MFRSRVVPLFVKKNSKALYNLWGTTPSRVLNEESYRLFSTGATRKCLDGFRSLSKGNYVPSIRNMSTVASVGIENKEGLKLLVNGGPRAQKMVGIWLFGSAAWVFSMVILGGITRLTRSGLSMTDWKFTGRLPPLSDEDWLLEFGKYKQSPEFKRVNKGMSIEDFKFIYWMEYAHRMWGRALGIMFALPFSYFLRKGYITVQLGLRLSALFGLGAGQGLIGWWMVKSGLEEPASEYAQPRVSPYRLAAHLTSAFAIYCGLLWTGLSVVMPEPPSESLAWVRGAAKVKQLALPVSLLVGVTAVSGAFVAGNDAGHAYNTFPKMGDTWIPEDVFDMKPLIRNFFENTSTVQLDHRILATATLFSIGALWWSTRKFDIHPAVRSLIGSAVGMAGLQVTLGISTLLSYVPVELGTAHQAGALTLLTLMILLNHTLRRPSPYLLKSLPQVAKTI is encoded by the exons ATGTTTCGGAGCCGAGTCGTACCGTTGTTTGTGAAGAAGAACAGCAAAGCTCTGTACAATCTCTGGGGAACGACGCCGTCTAGGGTTCTGAACGAGGAATCTTATCGATTATTCTCTACTGGAGCCACACGAAAATGCTTGGATGGCTTTCGATCTTTGTCTAAG GGAAATTATGTACCATCTATAAGGAATATGTCCACTGTTGCTTCTGTAGGCATCGAAAATAAGGAGGGATTGAAGCTTCTTGTAAATGGAGGACCTCGTGCTCAGAAAATGGTTGGCATTTGGCTTTTTGGCTCTGCTGCATGGGTGTTTAGTATGGTGATACTTGGCGGTATTACACGACTAACGCGATCTGGTCTTTCGATGACTGATTGGAAATTTACTGGGAGGCTTCCTCCTCTCTCAGATGAGGATTGGTTGCTTGAGTTTGGGAAGTACAAGCAGTCCCCTGAGTTTAAGCG TGTAAATAAAGGGATGAGTATTGAAGATTTCAAATTCATCTATTGGATGGAATATGCACATCGAATGTGGGGAAGGGCACTGGGAATTATGTTTGCATTGCCCTTCTCATATTTTCTCCGTAAGGGGTATATTACTGTACAACTTGGACTGAGACTGTCTGCTCTTTTTGGTCTTGGTGCTGGGCAGGGTTTAATTGGTTGGTGGATGGTTAAAAGTGGTTTAGAG GAGCCAGCATCTGAATATGCTCAGCCAAGAGTAAGCCCTTACCGTCTTGCAGCTCATCTTACTTCAGCCTTTGCTATATATTGTGGCCTTTTATGGACAGGTCTTTCTGTTGTCATGCCTGAACCACCTTCTGAATCACTAGCTTGGGTTCGTGGGGCAGCAAAGGTGAAGCAACTTGCTCTTCCTGTAAGCTTACTTGTCGGAGTAACTGCTGTCTCAGGAGCATTTGTTGCCGGGAATGATGCT GGGCATGCTTataatacttttccaaagaTGGGGGATACATGGATCCCAGAGGATGTTTTTGACATGAAGCCACTAATCCGGAACTTCTTTGAGAATACATCTACTGTGCAG CTTGATCATCGTATCCTTGCAACTGCAACTTTATTTTCAATTGGTGCTTTGTGGTGGTCAACAAGGAAGTTTGACATACATCCTGCAGTTCGGTCTTTGATTGGAAGTGCTGTAGGCATGGCTGGCCTTCAG GTCACACTGGGAATATCTACACTGTTGTCATATGTGCCTGTAGAGCTTGGTACAGCACATCAAGCTGGGGCTTTGACTCTCCTGACACTGATGATCCTTCTCAATCACACTTTGCGTAGGCCATCGCCGTATCTTCTTAAATCACTACCTCAAGTTGCAAAGACAATCTAG